A single region of the Jaculus jaculus isolate mJacJac1 chromosome 15, mJacJac1.mat.Y.cur, whole genome shotgun sequence genome encodes:
- the Plekhj1 gene encoding pleckstrin homology domain-containing family J member 1 produces the protein MRYNEKELRALSRQPAEMAAELSMRGPKKGSVPKRRLVKLVVNFLFYFRTDEAEPLGALLLERCKVVQEELCVFSISFLEDPERKYHFECWSQEQCQEWTEALRRASYEYMRRSLIFYRHEIQKMTGKDPLEQFGISEEARFQLKSLPRDGWTACLDSQPDTLN, from the exons ATGCGGTACAACGAGAAGGAGCTGCGGGCGCTGTCCAGGCAGCCGGCTGAGATGGCAGCCGAGCTGAGCATGCGGGGTCCTAAGAAGGGGAGCG TGCCCAAGCGGCGGCTGGTGAAGTTGGTGGTCAACTTCCTGTTCTACTTCCGCACGGACGAGGCCGAG CCCCTTGGAGCCCTGTTGCTGGAGCGGTGCAAAGTGGTCCAAGAAGAGCTCTGCGTCTTCTCCATCA gCTTCCTGGAGGACCCTGAGAGGAAGTATCACTTCGAGTGCTGGAGCCAAGAGCAGTGCCAGGAGTGGACGGAGGCTTTGCGCAGGGCCAG CTATGAGTACATGCGAAGGAGCCTCATCTTCTACCGGCATGAGATCCAGAAGATGACAGGCAAG GACCCGCTGGAGCAGTTTGGGATCTCCGAGGAGGCCAGATTCCAGCTGAAGAGCCTTCCTAGGGATGGGTGGACAGCTTGCCTAGACTCCCAGCCAGACACGCTGAACTGA
- the Sf3a2 gene encoding splicing factor 3A subunit 2 encodes MDFQHRPGGKTGSGGVASSSESNRDRRERLRQLALETIDINKDPYFMKNHLGSYECKLCLTLHNNEGSYLAHTQGKKHQTNLARRAAKEAKEAPAQPAPEKVKVEVKKFVKIGRPGYKVTKQRDTEMGQQSLLFQIDYPEIAEGIMPRHRFMSAYEQRIEPPDRRWQYLLMAAEPYETIAFKVPSREIDKAEGKFWTHWNRETKQFFLQFHFKMEKPPAPPTLPAGPPGVKRPPPPLMNGLPPRPPLPEALPPPPPGGLPLPPMPPTGPAPSGPPGPPQLPPPAPGVHPPAPVVHPPTSGVHPPAPGVHPPAPGVHPPTPVVHPPTSGVHPPAPGVHPPAPGVHPPAPGVHPPAPGVHPPAPGVHPPPAAGVHPQAPGVHPPAPAVHPQAPGVHPPAPGVHPPAPGIHPQAPGVHPQPPGVHPAPGVHPQPPGVHPQPPGVHPTPMPPMLRPPLPSEGPGNIPPPPPTN; translated from the exons ATGGACTTCCAGCATCGACCTGGCGGCAAGACTGGGAGCGGGGGCGTTGCATCCTCTTCAGAGAGCAACCGAGACCGCCGTGAGCGCCTGCGACAGCTGGCCCTTGAAACAATTGACATCAACAAG GACCCCTATTTCATGAAAAATCATCTGGGATCCTATGAATGCAAGCTCTGCCTGACACTGCACAACAATGAG GGGAGTTACCTGGCTCACACCCAAGGGAAGAAACACCAGACCAACTT AGCCCGGCGAGCAGCCAAGGAGGCCAAGGAAGCTCCCGCCCAGCCAGCTCCTGAAAAGGTCAAGGTGGAGGTGAAGAAATTTGTGAAGATTGGCCGTCCTGGCTACAAAG TAACCAAGCAGAGGGACacagagatgggtcagcagagcctcttgttccAG ATCGACTACCCTGAGATCGCTGAGGGTATCATGCCCCGCCACCGCTTCATGTCGGCCTATGAGCAGAGGATCGAACCCCCAGACCGTCGCTGGCAATACCTCCTCATGGCAGCGGAGCCCTATGAGACCATTGCCTTCAAG GTGCCCAGCCGAGAGATTGACAAGGCTGAGGGCAAGTTCTGGACCCACTGGAACCGGGAGACTAAGCAG TTTTTCCTCCAGTTCCACTTTAAGATGGAGAAacccccagccccacccaccCTCCCTGCAGGACCTCCCGGTGTGAAGCGGCCCCCTCCCCCACTGATGAATGGCCTGCCCCCTAGACCACCTCTGCCTGAGgccttgcccccacccccacctggtggcctgcctctacctcccatgcCCCCCACTGGGCCTGCTCCCTCTGGCCCCCCTGGGCCTCCCCAGCTACCCCCACCAGCTCCTGGGGTCCATCCCCCAGCCCCAgtggtccacccacctacatctggagtccatcctCCAGCTCCTGGGGTCCATCCCCCAGCTCCTGGAGTCCACCCTCCGACACCAGTAGTCCACCCACCAACTTCTGGGGTCCACCCACCTGCTCCAGGGGTACACCCACCAGCCCCTGGGGTACACCCACCTGCTCCTGGGGTACATCCACCTGCTCCTGGGGTGCACCCACCAGCCCCAGGTGTACACCCTCCCCCAGCAGCTGGGGTTCACCCTCAGGCCCCAGGAGTGCACCCACCTGCTCCTGCAGTCCACCCCCAGGCCCCGGGGGTGCACCCACCAGCCCCAGGGGTGCACCCACCAGCCCCCGGGATCCACCCACAGGCTCCAGGGGTACATCCCCAGCCTCCTGGGGTCCATCCTGCTCCTGGGGTCCACCCCCAGCCTCCTGGAGTCCACCCTCAGCCTCCAGGGGTGCACCCAACTCCCATGCCTCCCATGCTGAGACCTCCACTCCCCTCCGAAGGGCCAGGAAAcattccaccccctccccccaccaattgA
- the Amh gene encoding muellerian-inhibiting factor, whose amino-acid sequence MQGPSLTRLALLLVTTGAVLGTKTPTEEPANNTGLVFLEDWAWPSGSPPEPFCLVTLRGASNRSTATLRVVGGLGNYEHAFLEALRESHWGPQDLATFGICSPDSQSALPILRHLGAWLREPGGQGLLVLPLDEVTWEPTLLLRFQEPSPGGASPGAQALLVVYPGPGPAVAVTGAGLRGVQSLCPIRDTRFLAMVVDHPEEAWSRPGLTLTLQSLEDRAALSTAQLQTLLFGSDPRCFTRMTPALLLLPPKGPAPQPSHGRLDTVPFPPSRLSPEPEGMPHSADPFLETLTRLARALRDPRARASSTRLALDPGALHSFPQGLVNLSDPSALENLLHGEEPLLLLSPASAIATAGDPVLLQEPSPAASWVSGLAHRVAVELQAAATELRGLPGLPPAAHPLLVRLLSLCPGDSRSPGDPLRALLLLKALQALRTEWRAREERGPAPRAQRSTADGPCSLRELSVDLRAERSVLIPETYQANNCQGSCGWPQSDRNPRYGNHVVLLLKMQARGAALARPPCCVPTAYTGKLLISLSEERISAHHVPNMVATECGCR is encoded by the exons ATGCAGGGGCCATCTCTCACTCGCCTGGCTCTGCTACTGGTGACCACAGGGGCTGTGTTGGGGACCAAGACACCCACAGAAGAGCCAGCCAACAACACTGGCCTCGTCTTCCTTGAAGATTGGGCCTGGCCTTCAGGCAGCCCCCCAGAACCCTTTTGCTTGGTGACATTGAGAGGGGCAAGCAACAGGAGCACAGCCACTCTGCGGGTGGTGGGAGGTCTGGGCAACTATGAGCATGCCTTCCTGGAAGCCCTGCGGGAATCCCACTGGGGTCCCCAAGACCTGGCCACCTTTGGGATTTGCAGTCCTGACTCACAGTCTGCCCTTCCCATTTTGCGACACCTGGGGGCATGGCTGAGGGAACCTGGGGGGCAGGGACTGCTGGTCCTGCCCCTGGATGAAG TGACATGGGAGCCCACACTCTTGCTGAGGTTCCAGGAGCCCTCGCCTGGAGGAGCCAGCCCTGGGGCCCAGGCGCTGCTGGTGGTGTACCCAGGGCCAGGTCCGGCGGTCGCTGTCACTGGGGCTGGGCTGCGGGGTGTCCAG AGCCTCTGCCCCATCCGGGACACCCGCTTTCTGGCAATGGTTGTGGACCACCCCGAGGAAGCCTGGAGCAGACCCGGGCTCACCCTAACTCTACAGTCCCTGGAAGACC GTGCTGCCCTGAGCACCGCCCAGCTGCAGACTTTGCTGTTCGGCTCGGACCCCCGCTGCTTCACGCGGATGACCCCAGCCTTGCTGTTGCTGCCACCAAAGGGACCTGCACCGCAGCCCTCGCATGGCCGGCTGGACACAGTGCCCTTTCCTCCGTCCAG GCTGTCCCCAGAGCCCGAAGGAATGCCACACAGTGCTGACCCCTTCCTGGAGACCCTCACGCGCTTGGCGCGTGCGCTACGAGACCCCAGGGCTCGGGCCTCTTCCACGCGCCTGGCCCTGGACCCGGGCGCGCTACACAGCTTCCCGCAGGGCCTTGTCAATCTGTCAGACCCCTCGGCGCTGGAGAACCTGCTCCACGGGgaggagccactgctgctgctgtctcctGCTTCGGCCATTGCCACCGCGGGTGACCCTGTACTGCTGCAGGAACCCTCCCCGGCGGCGTCTTGGGTCTCGGGCCTGGCACACAGGGTGGCCGTAGAGCTTCAAGCGGCGGCCACTGAGTTGCGTGGGCTCCCGGGCCTGCCACCCGCTGCGCACCCACTGTTGGTGCGCCTGCTGTCGCTGTGCCCGGGTGACTCGCGCAGCCCTGGGGACCCACTGCgcgcgctgctgctgctgaaagcGCTGCAGGCTCTGCGCACCGAGTGGCGCGCGCGGGAGGAGCGCGGGCCGGCGCCGCGCGCGCAGCGGAGCACCGCGGACGGCCCGTGCTCGCTGCGCGAGCTGAGCGTGGATCTGCGCGCCGAGCGCTCTGTGCTCATCCCCGAGACCTACCAGGCCAACAACTGCCAGGGCTCGTGCGGGTGGCCGCAGTCTGACCGCAACCCGCGCTACGGAAACCACGTGGTGCTGCTACTGAAGATGCAGGCGCGTGGGGCCGCCCTGGCGCGCCCGCCCTGCTGCGTGCCCACCGCCTACACCGGCAAGCTGCTCATCAGCTTGTCCGAGGAGCGCATCAGCGCGCACCACGTGCCCAACATGGTGGCCACTGAATGCGGCTGCAGGTGA
- the Jsrp1 gene encoding junctional sarcoplasmic reticulum protein 1 has protein sequence MTTRALEDLDGGLGSCLPSDDLSLLEEPCPGRRPENKARGTPRMVESSSWPLDSVTAAAADARPSKMEKDPVAKGAPGPGKEKLKAGASPRSAPVRKKSQAMPPMQPPPPPPQALNEDLPWGDVTLNKCLVLASLVALLGSAFQLCRDVVAGEAPVSAPAPQPWVPPKRPVSPPTKPVGLAPPPGPPVPPAKTEDRPEPPQTSATENLPEAAEEKSPPKGSGEEETVPRGDRGSPERPRKKEKLRKERSRKEEKPRKERPWATKEPREALPRSPRSEAREGRHRPGARDPEHRKHQVWASPGRRDEDAWPPGRRKHRGVKGRD, from the exons ATGACAACCAGAGCCTTGGAGGACCTAGATGGGGGCCTGGGCAGCTGCTTGCCCAGCGATGACCTCTCACTGCTGGAGGAGCCTTGCCCAGGCCGGCGGCCAGAGAACAAGGCACGAG GGACACCCAGGATGGTGGAGTCCAGCAGCTGGCCCCTC GACTCAGTGACAGCTGCTGCAGCAGATGCTAGACCCAGTAAGATGGAAAAGGATCCTGTAGCCAAAGGGGCCCCAGGACCAGGCAAGGAGAAGCTGAAAGCTGGAGCGA GTCCCCGGAGCGCCCCGGTGCGCAAGAAGTCTCAGGCCATGCCTCCCATGCAGCCGCCACCACCTCCGCCCCAGGCTCTGAACGAGGACCTGCCCTGGGGAGACGTGACCCTTAATAAGTGCCTGGTGCTGGCCTCTCTGGTGGCGCTGCTGGGCTCTGCTTTTCAACTGTGCCGCG ACGTGGTGGCTGGGGAGGCACCCGTCTCTGCCCCTGCCCCTCAGCCGTGGGTCCCACCCAAGAGGCCAGTATCGCCCCCG ACTAAGCCGGTGGGCTTGGCGCCCCCACCAGGGCCACCTGTGCCCCCAGCCAAGACAGAGGACAGACCTGAGCCTCCCCAGACGTCAGCAACAGAAAACTTGCCGGAGGCAGCAGAGGAGAAGTCTCCCCCAAAGGGTTCTGGAGAGGAGGAGACTGTGCCTCGAGGGGACCGAGGTTCTCCGGAGAGGCCGCGGAAGAAAGAGAAGCTGAGAAAAGAGAGGTCACGGAAGGAGGAGAAGCCGAGAAAGGAGAGGCCATGGGCCACCAAGGAGCCCCGGGAGGCCCTGCCCCGCTCCCCGCGCTCGGAGGCACGCGAAGGGAGGCATCGGCCGGGTGCGCGGGACCCCGAGCACAGGAAGCACCAAGTCTGGGCCTCCCCTGGGCGCCGCGACGAGGATGCCTGGCCTCCTGGGCGACGGAAGCACCGCGGAGTCAAAGGACGCGACTAA